The following coding sequences are from one Shewanella violacea DSS12 window:
- a CDS encoding SlyX family protein: protein MEQLEKRVEDLEMKLAFQDETLEDLNQQVIKLNDLLSDQQQAIRQLLSKQQTAEPGNMVSQLDEAPPHY from the coding sequence ATGGAACAATTAGAAAAGAGAGTCGAAGATCTTGAGATGAAACTGGCATTTCAGGATGAAACCCTAGAAGATCTCAATCAGCAAGTGATCAAATTAAATGACCTATTGTCGGACCAACAGCAAGCAATACGACAATTGTTGAGTAAGCAACAAACGGCTGAGCCGGGCAATATGGTGAGTCAGTTAGATGAGGCCCCACCTCACTATTGA
- the lpoB gene encoding penicillin-binding protein activator LpoB, translating into MKKFKVIFMLAVAVGLAGCQSRVEYGDATEVETVNANFGSTDLQAIAAKMVDSMLTFPPIVAMTVNDRPIMFVDKIKNKTSEHIDTESVTDSISNKLLRSGKFRFIDMTKVDAVRKQLDYQNNAGMVDPSTAINFGRQIGAQYMLYGNLSSIVKQDGSTKDVYYKMTMRLMDLETGLIEWSDEKEIRKRKSKSFLGM; encoded by the coding sequence ATGAAAAAATTTAAAGTCATTTTTATGCTAGCAGTCGCTGTCGGACTGGCTGGTTGCCAATCAAGAGTTGAATACGGTGACGCCACTGAGGTGGAAACAGTTAACGCAAACTTCGGTTCTACAGACCTTCAAGCCATCGCGGCTAAAATGGTCGACAGCATGCTGACTTTCCCACCCATTGTGGCAATGACAGTTAACGACCGTCCTATCATGTTCGTCGACAAGATCAAGAACAAGACCTCTGAGCATATAGATACAGAATCAGTAACCGACTCAATCAGCAACAAGTTACTGCGCTCGGGTAAGTTCCGCTTTATCGATATGACAAAAGTCGACGCAGTGCGCAAGCAACTGGACTACCAGAACAATGCCGGTATGGTTGACCCATCTACCGCCATCAACTTCGGTCGTCAGATCGGTGCCCAGTACATGCTGTACGGCAACCTGTCTAGTATTGTCAAGCAAGATGGCAGCACCAAAGATGTCTACTACAAGATGACCATGCGTCTAATGGACCTAGAAACAGGCCTGATCGAATGGTCTGATGAGAAAGAGATCCGCAAGCGCAAGTCTAAGTCATTCCTAGGAATGTAG
- a CDS encoding ERAP1-like C-terminal domain-containing protein, whose amino-acid sequence MNLLRACLLCLTSLLLISCNSTSQSNVGDGNSLDSSSADKLALAKSRSARISEISYQLSLDLTQSEHFNGTTRITFKLSDTSTPLSLDLLRANIKSFVINGHKIYPRYNGKAVILSPSTLVSGSNTVDINYSQAYGTQGMGLVRFMDPKDGKVYLESNFCADHASMMFPLFSQADLKASYSLNVTVPKTWLVISSVKEQKVIDSLESNLWQFPSSPKLSPHMFSLHAGPYRVWKDDTAKSKYPIRLFSRQAIADDISPQIWFKDMDKGIRFMEEYLITPYPFSKFDMVLSPMMANDDAIASAAVASISENMTHHLAPLQQRQKTIIKTTMTNLTAQWFGALVTMNIWDESRLNMSLRSLITKKTLAHLGYKSLDSKHFYDPIKAKAYVDDLLFTYHSDTSILPSAGVHKSEAILQGLEQLIAEPDFRLGLQHYLTKFANKNVSAADFFASLSLDNKHDLTQWQQDWFTTPGVNTIKAEFTCKNNRVSEFSLLQSSASKQHPRLREQKITLALFTKGRNELHRVRSISLVYKGERTRVRQLNGTRCPDLVYPNYLDSGYVKVSLDKRSLKTVKQHLNMVTEPQLRSMLWQSLWESVSDGELALNKYLDVVFINLPKEKEPVILKQVLTNLNQSKTDLELILKNHSSYIHMALKGLEQMSLRKAMVNDENPNIQHLWFDAYIQFSHTPDSLTHLAKLLAGSSSIKGLKIDQEMRWKIVTQLNRYDYLGSRSLINKELNRDQSPRGRDAAIAAQVSRPEAGIKRYWLTHIQHDTNMPFSTLSIAMAHLYPREQKILNSASSEQRLESLAQLDASKSDRFMKLYGQYLLPTRCDHRGLALLKSTIDKQAGLSATTQKALLQTHQSELRCVAIKEHLLR is encoded by the coding sequence GTGAATTTACTGCGTGCCTGTCTGCTTTGCCTTACCTCACTGCTGCTTATCTCATGTAACAGCACCAGCCAGTCCAATGTAGGCGATGGCAATTCATTAGATTCATCTTCTGCCGATAAGCTAGCCTTAGCTAAGTCTCGCAGCGCTCGCATCTCAGAAATCAGTTATCAGCTAAGCTTAGATTTAACTCAGTCAGAGCACTTCAATGGTACTACACGCATTACATTTAAACTCTCAGATACCAGTACCCCACTCAGCTTAGATCTACTCAGGGCCAACATAAAATCTTTTGTGATTAATGGGCACAAAATATACCCAAGATATAACGGCAAGGCGGTTATCTTAAGCCCGAGTACCTTAGTATCGGGCAGTAACACTGTGGATATCAATTACTCACAGGCTTATGGAACACAGGGCATGGGCTTAGTCCGCTTCATGGACCCGAAAGATGGCAAGGTCTATCTTGAATCCAACTTCTGCGCCGATCATGCCAGCATGATGTTTCCCTTATTCAGTCAAGCCGATCTTAAGGCCAGCTATAGCCTGAATGTCACAGTGCCTAAAACCTGGCTGGTCATTAGCTCAGTCAAGGAGCAGAAGGTCATCGACTCATTGGAGTCAAACCTGTGGCAATTCCCCAGCAGCCCTAAATTAAGCCCGCATATGTTTTCCCTACACGCCGGCCCCTACCGGGTCTGGAAAGACGATACAGCTAAGTCAAAGTACCCGATTAGGTTATTTTCTAGGCAAGCTATCGCAGACGATATATCGCCACAGATCTGGTTTAAAGATATGGATAAGGGGATCCGCTTCATGGAAGAGTATTTAATCACTCCCTATCCGTTCAGCAAATTCGATATGGTTCTCAGCCCTATGATGGCCAATGATGACGCCATAGCCAGCGCAGCGGTAGCTAGCATAAGTGAGAATATGACTCACCATTTAGCCCCCTTGCAACAGCGACAAAAAACCATCATAAAAACCACCATGACAAACCTTACCGCCCAATGGTTTGGCGCCCTGGTTACCATGAACATCTGGGACGAAAGCAGGCTTAATATGAGTTTGCGCTCTTTGATAACCAAGAAGACCTTGGCTCATCTAGGGTATAAGAGTCTAGACTCGAAACACTTCTATGACCCTATAAAGGCCAAGGCTTATGTGGATGATCTGCTATTTACCTACCACAGTGATACCTCAATACTGCCTTCGGCCGGAGTCCATAAGAGTGAGGCTATTTTACAGGGCCTCGAGCAGCTGATTGCTGAGCCAGATTTCAGACTCGGCCTGCAACACTATCTGACAAAATTTGCCAATAAAAACGTCAGTGCTGCAGACTTTTTTGCTAGCCTAAGTCTAGATAACAAACACGACCTGACTCAATGGCAGCAAGATTGGTTTACCACTCCCGGTGTTAATACCATAAAGGCTGAGTTCACCTGTAAAAATAACCGCGTAAGTGAGTTTTCCCTTCTACAATCTTCAGCCAGCAAGCAACACCCTAGGCTCAGAGAACAGAAGATAACACTGGCACTATTTACTAAGGGCAGGAACGAGCTTCATAGGGTCCGCTCAATTAGCCTAGTGTACAAGGGCGAGAGGACACGAGTCAGGCAATTGAACGGTACTCGCTGCCCGGATCTCGTCTATCCTAACTATCTCGATTCTGGCTACGTGAAAGTGAGCCTAGATAAGCGTTCACTCAAGACGGTGAAACAGCACCTCAATATGGTCACAGAACCTCAGCTCCGCTCCATGTTATGGCAGAGCCTGTGGGAGAGCGTATCCGATGGGGAGCTAGCATTAAATAAATACCTAGACGTGGTCTTCATTAATCTCCCCAAAGAGAAAGAGCCTGTCATTCTTAAGCAGGTGCTAACCAATCTTAATCAGAGTAAAACCGACCTTGAGCTGATACTGAAAAATCACAGCAGTTACATTCATATGGCGCTGAAAGGTTTAGAGCAGATGAGCCTGAGAAAGGCCATGGTTAACGATGAAAATCCCAATATTCAACACCTCTGGTTTGATGCTTATATTCAGTTTTCACACACCCCGGATTCCTTAACCCACCTAGCTAAACTGTTGGCTGGCAGCTCCAGCATCAAGGGGCTGAAGATAGACCAAGAGATGCGCTGGAAAATAGTCACTCAACTCAATCGTTATGACTATCTAGGCAGCCGCTCTCTCATAAACAAAGAGCTAAATAGAGACCAAAGCCCGCGAGGCCGAGATGCCGCCATCGCGGCCCAGGTATCTAGGCCAGAGGCTGGTATTAAACGCTATTGGCTAACTCATATTCAACATGACACCAATATGCCGTTTTCGACACTCAGTATCGCCATGGCTCACCTGTATCCAAGAGAGCAGAAAATATTGAACTCAGCCAGTTCAGAGCAGAGACTCGAATCACTGGCTCAGCTAGATGCGAGTAAAAGTGATCGATTCATGAAATTGTATGGCCAATATTTACTCCCTACTCGCTGTGATCACAGGGGGCTAGCCCTGCTCAAAAGCACCATAGATAAACAGGCTGGACTCTCGGCCACGACGCAAAAGGCCTTATTACAAACACACCAGAGCGAGTTGAGATGTGTCGCCATTAAGGAGCATCTGCTACGCTAG
- a CDS encoding COG3014 family protein: MKHWLLIPLLTLSLSGCAFNSIFVNYPSQIAQVKAQLNSNEPMKGVQDVASNISGADGLLYAQEAGRVAQISGDFAASKNYYQQAVAAYLKFDDKATVSVTDIGATTSSLFINDNVIPYRGPGYERVMLHQYQALNYLFSGDREGALIEVRRSNQLQSSEQAKYQKSKKSVQAMANGTIDAEINKLGKAAGTVTSSFLNAYSYYTTGLLHEILGEPNDAYIDYRKAAQITPNNPYLQQDLVRLATQLSMPQQQDFERRWGKAKQKKKGEGQVIVLLERGFVPEKQSITVPFTIHGNWQTASLATYTSNSRAVSNGKIHGLGKTLTAAPIANIDALAITALKEDLPAALVRQAARVYAKSEIARRVESGSKRRSNETDLASIAIQIINVVTEQADRRSWLTLPKQAQIARTYLKNGNYSLKLDNSSSQEIEVQSGRTTLVWVIDTGKHTRFYSIII; the protein is encoded by the coding sequence ATGAAACATTGGCTATTAATTCCCTTACTCACGTTAAGCTTATCGGGTTGTGCATTTAACAGCATCTTCGTCAACTACCCATCGCAAATAGCCCAGGTAAAGGCCCAACTCAATAGCAATGAACCCATGAAAGGGGTCCAAGATGTGGCATCGAATATATCCGGTGCCGATGGTCTGCTCTATGCCCAGGAGGCAGGACGAGTCGCTCAAATAAGCGGTGATTTCGCGGCGAGTAAAAATTACTACCAGCAAGCGGTTGCAGCCTATCTGAAGTTTGATGACAAGGCCACTGTGAGTGTTACAGATATAGGTGCCACCACCAGCAGTCTATTTATTAACGACAACGTGATCCCCTATCGCGGGCCGGGCTATGAGCGAGTGATGTTGCATCAATATCAGGCGCTAAACTACCTTTTCAGTGGCGATCGAGAGGGAGCCTTAATAGAAGTCAGACGCAGTAACCAGCTGCAAAGTTCAGAACAAGCCAAATATCAAAAATCTAAGAAGTCCGTTCAAGCCATGGCTAACGGCACCATAGATGCTGAAATAAATAAGCTAGGCAAGGCGGCTGGTACTGTCACTAGTTCCTTCTTAAATGCCTACAGCTACTACACCACAGGCCTGTTACATGAAATTTTAGGCGAGCCCAACGATGCCTATATCGATTATCGTAAGGCCGCACAAATTACGCCTAATAATCCCTATCTGCAGCAAGATCTTGTCCGTCTGGCTACCCAGCTCTCCATGCCTCAGCAGCAGGATTTTGAACGTCGTTGGGGAAAAGCCAAGCAGAAAAAGAAGGGAGAAGGACAAGTCATAGTCCTACTCGAACGTGGCTTTGTCCCTGAAAAACAAAGTATAACGGTTCCCTTCACTATTCATGGAAACTGGCAGACCGCCTCATTAGCCACCTATACTTCAAATTCTCGTGCAGTTTCAAATGGTAAGATACATGGCCTCGGCAAAACCTTAACCGCTGCGCCTATCGCCAACATAGACGCACTGGCGATCACGGCACTAAAGGAAGATCTCCCGGCCGCGTTAGTGAGACAAGCAGCCAGAGTCTATGCTAAATCTGAGATAGCCAGAAGGGTCGAGAGTGGCTCGAAGAGGAGAAGTAATGAGACAGATCTGGCTTCTATCGCTATCCAGATAATTAACGTCGTCACCGAGCAAGCCGACCGCCGCAGCTGGCTCACCTTGCCTAAGCAGGCACAAATTGCCAGAACTTACCTTAAAAATGGTAATTACTCACTCAAGCTAGATAATTCATCGAGCCAAGAGATAGAGGTACAGAGCGGTAGAACCACCTTAGTCTGGGTAATAGACACAGGTAAGCACACACGTTTTTATTCAATAATCATCTAA